A DNA window from Sphingopyxis macrogoltabida contains the following coding sequences:
- the cpaB gene encoding Flp pilus assembly protein CpaB gives MDTRKIMLIVGALVIAIGAAFGVNLMMRGSSTPEARAAAAPEINGPMILVATRQLPVGTIVGPDSFRFQPWPKELVEKAYFLKDKTDVNTLVGTVVRYPITAGQPVTQGALVQPDDRGFLAAALGPGMRAVTVKVSQEQGVAGFVFPGDRVDVVLAQEIEVKEGSSYPDDQLFTAETIVRNVRVLATDQRYNAEDETGKTPVNTFGSVTLEATPEIAEKIAVAQNMGKLSLALRPLAESAGDLDAAIASGEVNVPAKGGTAAEKKMLAEAAARPTSGRGSATTGGDVSRFWVPVSGRVQAPPRQQQQSYGGGMPSATGFAAPAAPRGPVVRVTRGGQVTEVPVGGK, from the coding sequence ATGGATACGCGAAAGATAATGCTGATCGTCGGCGCGCTGGTCATTGCGATCGGTGCGGCGTTCGGGGTCAACCTGATGATGCGGGGATCATCGACACCGGAGGCTCGCGCCGCCGCTGCACCGGAAATCAACGGACCGATGATCCTCGTCGCAACGCGGCAGCTTCCGGTGGGGACGATCGTCGGCCCCGACAGCTTCCGCTTCCAGCCGTGGCCGAAGGAACTGGTCGAGAAGGCCTATTTCCTGAAGGACAAGACCGACGTGAACACGCTGGTCGGTACGGTGGTCCGCTATCCCATCACTGCCGGCCAGCCGGTCACGCAGGGCGCGCTCGTCCAGCCCGACGACCGCGGCTTCCTTGCTGCGGCGCTTGGCCCGGGCATGCGCGCGGTCACCGTCAAGGTGTCGCAGGAACAGGGCGTCGCCGGTTTCGTCTTTCCGGGTGACCGGGTCGACGTGGTCCTCGCCCAGGAAATCGAGGTCAAGGAGGGCAGCTCCTATCCCGACGACCAACTGTTCACCGCCGAGACGATCGTTCGCAACGTTCGCGTCCTCGCCACCGACCAGCGCTACAACGCCGAGGACGAGACCGGCAAGACCCCGGTCAACACCTTTGGCTCGGTAACGCTCGAGGCCACGCCGGAGATCGCCGAAAAGATCGCCGTGGCGCAGAATATGGGCAAATTGTCGCTCGCGCTGCGCCCGCTCGCCGAAAGTGCGGGCGACCTCGACGCCGCGATTGCATCGGGTGAAGTCAACGTCCCGGCGAAGGGCGGCACCGCCGCGGAAAAGAAGATGCTGGCCGAAGCGGCTGCCCGCCCTACCTCGGGTCGTGGCTCGGCGACGACCGGCGGTGACGTTTCGCGCTTCTGGGTTCCTGTCAGCGGCCGCGTCCAGGCACCGCCGCGCCAGCAGCAGCAGTCATATGGCGGCGGCATGCCGTCGGCAACGGGATTTGCCGCACCGGCGGCGCCCCGCGGCCCTGTCGTCCGCGTGACCCGCGGCGGCCAGGTCACCGAAGTTCCGGTGGGGGGTAAGTAA